Proteins from a genomic interval of Siniperca chuatsi isolate FFG_IHB_CAS linkage group LG10, ASM2008510v1, whole genome shotgun sequence:
- the LOC122882886 gene encoding helicase ARIP4-like isoform X5 translates to MDQSHSAPFSSENEAQGGDPAAWQCTPPPSTSPSGETPAHPPPSQPTSRPHSRPASQCPSPPSALTGNKKRSSKPARMRRNIRKLLREHQLEAVTKAVQQEELERRRRLEKHRKQDFPVPLLPEYRIGDVTKHLSSSSASAASQQEVKLVRQEVICLDSSSTGISKDDSKTNVFISATTEHTDKTDVIDLSSGEDDTIVHISSESTNEEEESELSGVHANDALNQPDTQGRVLVNLNHPDAEKDIFLLPQLARAVKPHQIGGIRFLYDNLVESVERFGSSNGFGCILAHSMGLGKTLQVISFIEVLFRQTQAHTVLTIVPVSTCAFNVNTLQNWLSEFNMWVPPLEALPPDTNPGLVMPRTFKVHILNDEHKYICGHVWNTTTRAKVVEDWAREGGVLLMGYEMYRLLSLKKSFVAGRKKKSKKTTGPVVIDLDEEDRQQKLLKGIERALARPGPDVVICDEGHRIKNCHASTSQALKNIRTRRRLVLTGYPLQNNLIEYWCMVDFVRPNFLGTRQEFSNMFERPILNGQCVDSTPQDIQLMRYRSHVLHSLLEGFVQRRGHDVLKDQLPPKEEHVILVRLSPLQRALYTEFMNRFREAGNTGWLSLNPLKAFCVCCKIWNHSDVLYEALQKENLASDQDLDLDDITSTGPTRCGTSPNQKSKPLENPNPIGGLSLNQLQEKANQVITYEWAKDIMCDYKPGILENSAKMVLLFHLIEESIKKGDKLLIFSQSLSTLTVIEDFMAKRPVPPSPNASSRDRPNQNWVRNHNYYRLDGSTTASERERLINQFNDPSNTSAWVFLLSTRAGCLGINLIGANRVVVFDASWNPCHDAQAVCRVYRYGQRKPCHIYRLVCDFTLEKKIYDRQISKQGMSDRVVDDLNPVLTFTRREVESLLHFVEEEPDPSEVQLQPQDSMESVLRKAMHFYPHLITKQPFPHESLLIDRRELKLSRAEKKAAKKGYQEEKRASVPYTRPSYAHYYPASDQSLTNIPAFSQRNWRPPPRTEEKPVASVQSTPVPIIPRQASAGTAKGDDSSGSCLGGFPVNCLQKAGVFVQRIVTTTDIVIPGTNNSTDVQARITAGESIHVIRGTKGTYIRTSDGRIFAIRAANKARTAEESTTAPPKDSQTPPEEVSANGSNGCLSPDRKQQVPSKTAPCPLSPDDPEIIRELQHYTGGTGAGSTAGSRAQPERAAESNMNNLPSTKLVQTNGSSGSIFASGNMSHHNSSVTNVIKPNMDATAAKDLRTGSKRKASTPSLDEWPSEQPPAGKHSSAPLASQGFPFTGGYGLPSLGLNPTMLGGSLGHPLFMGAGSPYFHPPHTQLGDPTYMYPDLCSFGRASAVPTSSSSLTTTTATTVLSSSSSSSSASVKAASSVPGALPLFMLSPSMAGMAGMLPPGFPLSYSQSLASLYTGSMLPGPAATPGPAGASFLSHYPPTAASTSSSSSPSSFSPSAWSESHRGPVLVNSGNVSSTSSSDDDNDLIEVKGQ, encoded by the exons gAAGTTACTGAGGGAGCATCAGTTGGAGGCAGTGACCAAAGCCGTCCAGCAGGAGGAGTTGGAGAGGAGGCGACGTCTGGAGAAGCATAGAAAACAGGATTTCCCCGTGCCACTGCTGCCTGAATACAGAATCG gtgaTGTGACAAAGCATTTGTCATCATCATCTGCATCAGCGGCATCACAGCAAGAAGTGAAGTtggtcagacaggaagtgatctGCCTGGACTCCAGCAGCACTGGCATCAGCAAGGACGACAGCAAGACTAACGTATTCATCTCTGCTACCACAgagcacacagacaaaacag ATGTGATTGATCTGAGCTCGGGCGAGGACGACACCATCGTCCATATCAGCAGTGAGTCCACCAACGAGGAAGAAGAGAGCGAGCTGAGCGGTGTGCATGCCAACGACGCCCTTAACCAACCGGACACCCAGGGCAGGGTACTGGTCAACTTGAACCATCCAGATGCAGAGAAGGACATTTTCCTGTTGCCTCAGCTGGCGCGAGCAGTCAAACCTCACCAG ATCGGTGGAATCCGCTTCCTGTATGACAACCTGGTGGAGTCGGTGGAGAGGTTTGGCAGCAGCAACGGATTCGGCTGTATTCTCGCTCACAGCATGGGCCTGGGCAAAACGCTGCAGGTCATCTCCTTCATTGAAGTCCTGTTCAGACAAACCCAGGCTCACACTGTGCTCACCATCGTACCTGTAAGCACCTGTGCTTTTAAT GTGAACACGTTGCAGAACTGGTTGTCAGAGTTCAACATGTGGGTCCCACCCCTGGAGGCGTTACCTCCAGATACCAACCCAGGACTGGTGATGCCTCGTACCTTTAAGGTTCACATCCTCAACGACGAACACAA GTACATATGTGGACATGTCTg GAACACAACGACCAGGGCCAAGGTGGTGGAGGACTGGGCACGAGAAGGAGGGGTGCTGCTGATGGGCTATGAGATGTACCGCCTCCTGTCACTGAAGAAGAGCTTTGTGGctggaaggaagaagaagagcaagaaaACAACGGGACCTGTTGTCATTGACCTGGATGAAGAAGACAGGCAGCAGAAACTGCTCAAAG gtatAGAGAGAGCCTTAGCCCGGCCTGGTCCAGACGTGGTGATCTGTGACGAAGGCCATCGCATCAAGAACTGCCATGCCAGCACGTCGCAGGCTCTGAAGAACATCCGAACCCGACGACGCCTGGTGCTGACCGGCTATCCGCTCCAAAACAACTTGATTGAGTACTGGTGCATGGTCGACTTTGTCCGACCCAACTTCCTAG GTACGCGCCAGGAGTTCAGTAACATGTTTGAGCGTCCCATTCTGAACGGGCAGTGTGTGGACAGCACACCTCAGGACATCCAGCTGATGAGGTACAGGAGCCACGTCCTGCACAGCCTGCTGGAGGGCTTCGTGCAGAG ACGAGGTCATGACGTCCTGAAGGACCAGCTGCCCCCTAAAGAGGAACATGTGATCCTGGTGCGTCTGTCTCCCCTCCAGAGGGCGCTCTACACAGAGTTCATGAACCGCTTCAGAGAGGCAGGAAACACTGGCTGGCTCAGCCTCAACCCACTGAAGGCTTTCTGCGTCTGCTgcaag ATATGGAACCATTCAGACGTGCTGTACGAGGCCTTACAGAAGGAAAACCTGGCGAGTGACCAGGACTTAGaccttgatgacatcacttccACAGGTCCCACCCGATGTGGAACTTCACCTAATCAAAAGTCTAAGCCCCTGGAAAATCCTAACCCCATTGGTGGACTGAGTCTCAACCAACTGCAGGAGAAAGCCAATCAAGTCATCACTTACGAATGG GCAAAGGACATCATGTGTGACTACAAGCCTGGCATCTTAGAGAACTCAGCAAAAATGGTGCTGCTGTTCCACCTGATAGAAGAAAGCATCAAAAAGGGAGACAAACTCCTCATCTTCAG TCAGAGTTTGTCCACACTAACAGTGATCGAGGATTTTATGGCTAAGAGACCAGTGCCTCCATCACCCAACGCGTCCAGCAGAGACAGACCTAACCAGAACTGGGTCCGCAACCACAACTACTACA GACTGGATGGAAGTACAACagcctcagagagagagagactgataaACCAGTTCAACGATCCGTCCAACACCTCAGCATGGGTCTTCCTGCTGTCAAccag GGCAGGTTGTCTGGGCATAAACCTGATTGGGGCAAACCGTGTGGTGGTGTTCGACGCTTCCTGGAACCCGTGCCATGATGCCCAGGCAGTGTGCCGCGTCTACCGCTATGGTCAGAGGAAGCCGTGTCATATCTACCGGCTGGTGTGCGACTTCACACTGGAGAAGAAGATCTACGACCGCCAGATCTCCAAACAAGGCATGTCAG ACCGGGTGGTGGATGACTTGAACCCTGTGCTGACTTTCACCAGGAGGGAAGTGGAGTCTCTTCTTCACTTCGTGGAGGAGGAGCCGGACCCCTCCGAGGTCCAGCTGCAGCCCCAAGACAGCATGGAGAGCGTCCTCAGGAAGGCAATGCACTTCTATCCTCACCTGATTACTAAG CAACCGTTTCCCCACGAGTCACTGCTGATAGACCGCAGGGAGCTGAAGCTGAGCAGAGCTGAGAAGAAAGCAGCAAAGAAGGGTTACCAAGAGGAGAAGAGGGCTTCTGTGCCATACACCCGCCCTTCCTATGCTCACTACTACCCTGCCAGTGACCAGAGCCTCACCAACATCCCCGCCTTCAGTCAGAGAAACTG GCGCCCACCTCCTCGTACTGAAGAGAAGCCAGTGGCCAGTGTCCAGTCAACTCCAGTTCCCATAATACCCCGACAAGCATCTGCAGGCACTGCCAAAGGTGACGATTCATCAGGATCCTGTCTCGGAGGTTTCCCCGTCAACTGCCTACAAAAAGCTGGGGTGTTTGTACAAAGGATTGTCACCACTACTG ACATAGTGATTCCAGGCACCAACAACTCAACAGATGTCCAGGCCAGGATCACCGCTGGAGAGAGCATCCACGTCATCAGGGGCACCAAAG GGACTTACATCAGAACATCTGATGGTCGAATTTTTGCCATCAGAGCAGCTAATAAGGCCAGGACTGCAGAGGAGAGCACTACAGCACCACCCAAAG aCTCCCAGACCCCACCAGAGGAAGTGTCAGCCAATGGCAGTAACGGTTGCCTGTCACctgacaggaagcagcaggTACCCTCCAAGACTGCCCCCTGCCCTCTTTCACCTGATGACCCAGAGATCATCAGGGAGTTGCAGCATTACACAGGTGGCACAGGAGCTGGCAGCACTGCAGGCTCCAGAGctcaaccagagagggcagcagAGAGCAACATGAACAACCTGCCTTCCACCAAACTGGTTCAGACCAATGGCAGCAGTGGGAGCATTTTTGCTAGTGGAAATATGAGCCACCATAATTCCTCTGTGACTAATGTAATCAAGCCCAACATGGACGCCACTGCCGCCAAAGACCTGAGAACAGGCTCCAAGCGCAAAGCCTCCACCCCGTCCCTGGATGAGTGGCCCAGTGAGCAGCCCCCTGCAGGAAAGCACTCCTCAGCCCCTCTGGCCTCACAAGGCTTCCCCTTCACTGGGGGCTATGGCCTCCCTTCTCTGGGCCTCAACCCCACCATGTTGGGTGGGTCACTTGGGCACCCACTCTTCATGGGGGCAGGCTCGCCTTACTTCCATCCCCCCCACACTCAACTTGGGGATCCCACTTACATGTACCCTGATCTGTGTAGTTTTGGCAGAGCCAGCGCagtccccacctcctcctcctccttgacGACAaccactgctactactgtcTTATCTTCTTCATCATCGTCATCTTCTGCATCAGTCAAAGCTGCCAGTTCGGTTCCAGGAGCCCTGCCGCTGTTCATGCTGAGCCCCAGCATGGCGGGCATGGCTGGGATGCTCCCGCCAGGCTTCCCTCTCTCTTACAGTCAGTCTCTGGCTAGCCTCTACACAGGGTCGATGCTGCCGGGTCCAGCTGCCACTCCTGGTCCAGCCGGAGCTAGCTTTCTCTCCCACTACCCTCCCACTGCcgcctccacttcctcctcatcttctccttcctccttctctccctcagcATGGTCTGAGAGCCACAGGGGCCCGGTGCTGGTGAACAGTGGGAATGTTAGCAGCACCAGCAGTTCAGATGATGACAATGATTTAATTGAGGTGAAGGGGCAGTGA
- the LOC122882886 gene encoding helicase ARIP4-like isoform X1, which produces MLLLDDSESFADQSHSAPFSSENEAQGGDPAAWQCTPPPSTSPSGETPAHPPPSQPTSRPHSRPASQCPSPPSALTGNKKRSSKPARMRRNIRKLLREHQLEAVTKAVQQEELERRRRLEKHRKQDFPVPLLPEYRIGDVTKHLSSSSASAASQQEVKLVRQEVICLDSSSTGISKDDSKTNVFISATTEHTDKTDVIDLSSGEDDTIVHISSESTNEEEESELSGVHANDALNQPDTQGRVLVNLNHPDAEKDIFLLPQLARAVKPHQIGGIRFLYDNLVESVERFGSSNGFGCILAHSMGLGKTLQVISFIEVLFRQTQAHTVLTIVPVSTCAFNVNTLQNWLSEFNMWVPPLEALPPDTNPGLVMPRTFKVHILNDEHKYICGHVWNTTTRAKVVEDWAREGGVLLMGYEMYRLLSLKKSFVAGRKKKSKKTTGPVVIDLDEEDRQQKLLKGIERALARPGPDVVICDEGHRIKNCHASTSQALKNIRTRRRLVLTGYPLQNNLIEYWCMVDFVRPNFLGTRQEFSNMFERPILNGQCVDSTPQDIQLMRYRSHVLHSLLEGFVQRRGHDVLKDQLPPKEEHVILVRLSPLQRALYTEFMNRFREAGNTGWLSLNPLKAFCVCCKIWNHSDVLYEALQKENLASDQDLDLDDITSTGPTRCGTSPNQKSKPLENPNPIGGLSLNQLQEKANQVITYEWAKDIMCDYKPGILENSAKMVLLFHLIEESIKKGDKLLIFSQSLSTLTVIEDFMAKRPVPPSPNASSRDRPNQNWVRNHNYYRLDGSTTASERERLINQFNDPSNTSAWVFLLSTRAGCLGINLIGANRVVVFDASWNPCHDAQAVCRVYRYGQRKPCHIYRLVCDFTLEKKIYDRQISKQGMSDRVVDDLNPVLTFTRREVESLLHFVEEEPDPSEVQLQPQDSMESVLRKAMHFYPHLITKQPFPHESLLIDRRELKLSRAEKKAAKKGYQEEKRASVPYTRPSYAHYYPASDQSLTNIPAFSQRNWRPPPRTEEKPVASVQSTPVPIIPRQASAGTAKGDDSSGSCLGGFPVNCLQKAGVFVQRIVTTTDIVIPGTNNSTDVQARITAGESIHVIRGTKGTYIRTSDGRIFAIRAANKARTAEESTTAPPKDSQTPPEEVSANGSNGCLSPDRKQQVPSKTAPCPLSPDDPEIIRELQHYTGGTGAGSTAGSRAQPERAAESNMNNLPSTKLVQTNGSSGSIFASGNMSHHNSSVTNVIKPNMDATAAKDLRTGSKRKASTPSLDEWPSEQPPAGKHSSAPLASQGFPFTGGYGLPSLGLNPTMLGGSLGHPLFMGAGSPYFHPPHTQLGDPTYMYPDLCSFGRASAVPTSSSSLTTTTATTVLSSSSSSSSASVKAASSVPGALPLFMLSPSMAGMAGMLPPGFPLSYSQSLASLYTGSMLPGPAATPGPAGASFLSHYPPTAASTSSSSSPSSFSPSAWSESHRGPVLVNSGNVSSTSSSDDDNDLIEVKGQ; this is translated from the exons gAAGTTACTGAGGGAGCATCAGTTGGAGGCAGTGACCAAAGCCGTCCAGCAGGAGGAGTTGGAGAGGAGGCGACGTCTGGAGAAGCATAGAAAACAGGATTTCCCCGTGCCACTGCTGCCTGAATACAGAATCG gtgaTGTGACAAAGCATTTGTCATCATCATCTGCATCAGCGGCATCACAGCAAGAAGTGAAGTtggtcagacaggaagtgatctGCCTGGACTCCAGCAGCACTGGCATCAGCAAGGACGACAGCAAGACTAACGTATTCATCTCTGCTACCACAgagcacacagacaaaacag ATGTGATTGATCTGAGCTCGGGCGAGGACGACACCATCGTCCATATCAGCAGTGAGTCCACCAACGAGGAAGAAGAGAGCGAGCTGAGCGGTGTGCATGCCAACGACGCCCTTAACCAACCGGACACCCAGGGCAGGGTACTGGTCAACTTGAACCATCCAGATGCAGAGAAGGACATTTTCCTGTTGCCTCAGCTGGCGCGAGCAGTCAAACCTCACCAG ATCGGTGGAATCCGCTTCCTGTATGACAACCTGGTGGAGTCGGTGGAGAGGTTTGGCAGCAGCAACGGATTCGGCTGTATTCTCGCTCACAGCATGGGCCTGGGCAAAACGCTGCAGGTCATCTCCTTCATTGAAGTCCTGTTCAGACAAACCCAGGCTCACACTGTGCTCACCATCGTACCTGTAAGCACCTGTGCTTTTAAT GTGAACACGTTGCAGAACTGGTTGTCAGAGTTCAACATGTGGGTCCCACCCCTGGAGGCGTTACCTCCAGATACCAACCCAGGACTGGTGATGCCTCGTACCTTTAAGGTTCACATCCTCAACGACGAACACAA GTACATATGTGGACATGTCTg GAACACAACGACCAGGGCCAAGGTGGTGGAGGACTGGGCACGAGAAGGAGGGGTGCTGCTGATGGGCTATGAGATGTACCGCCTCCTGTCACTGAAGAAGAGCTTTGTGGctggaaggaagaagaagagcaagaaaACAACGGGACCTGTTGTCATTGACCTGGATGAAGAAGACAGGCAGCAGAAACTGCTCAAAG gtatAGAGAGAGCCTTAGCCCGGCCTGGTCCAGACGTGGTGATCTGTGACGAAGGCCATCGCATCAAGAACTGCCATGCCAGCACGTCGCAGGCTCTGAAGAACATCCGAACCCGACGACGCCTGGTGCTGACCGGCTATCCGCTCCAAAACAACTTGATTGAGTACTGGTGCATGGTCGACTTTGTCCGACCCAACTTCCTAG GTACGCGCCAGGAGTTCAGTAACATGTTTGAGCGTCCCATTCTGAACGGGCAGTGTGTGGACAGCACACCTCAGGACATCCAGCTGATGAGGTACAGGAGCCACGTCCTGCACAGCCTGCTGGAGGGCTTCGTGCAGAG ACGAGGTCATGACGTCCTGAAGGACCAGCTGCCCCCTAAAGAGGAACATGTGATCCTGGTGCGTCTGTCTCCCCTCCAGAGGGCGCTCTACACAGAGTTCATGAACCGCTTCAGAGAGGCAGGAAACACTGGCTGGCTCAGCCTCAACCCACTGAAGGCTTTCTGCGTCTGCTgcaag ATATGGAACCATTCAGACGTGCTGTACGAGGCCTTACAGAAGGAAAACCTGGCGAGTGACCAGGACTTAGaccttgatgacatcacttccACAGGTCCCACCCGATGTGGAACTTCACCTAATCAAAAGTCTAAGCCCCTGGAAAATCCTAACCCCATTGGTGGACTGAGTCTCAACCAACTGCAGGAGAAAGCCAATCAAGTCATCACTTACGAATGG GCAAAGGACATCATGTGTGACTACAAGCCTGGCATCTTAGAGAACTCAGCAAAAATGGTGCTGCTGTTCCACCTGATAGAAGAAAGCATCAAAAAGGGAGACAAACTCCTCATCTTCAG TCAGAGTTTGTCCACACTAACAGTGATCGAGGATTTTATGGCTAAGAGACCAGTGCCTCCATCACCCAACGCGTCCAGCAGAGACAGACCTAACCAGAACTGGGTCCGCAACCACAACTACTACA GACTGGATGGAAGTACAACagcctcagagagagagagactgataaACCAGTTCAACGATCCGTCCAACACCTCAGCATGGGTCTTCCTGCTGTCAAccag GGCAGGTTGTCTGGGCATAAACCTGATTGGGGCAAACCGTGTGGTGGTGTTCGACGCTTCCTGGAACCCGTGCCATGATGCCCAGGCAGTGTGCCGCGTCTACCGCTATGGTCAGAGGAAGCCGTGTCATATCTACCGGCTGGTGTGCGACTTCACACTGGAGAAGAAGATCTACGACCGCCAGATCTCCAAACAAGGCATGTCAG ACCGGGTGGTGGATGACTTGAACCCTGTGCTGACTTTCACCAGGAGGGAAGTGGAGTCTCTTCTTCACTTCGTGGAGGAGGAGCCGGACCCCTCCGAGGTCCAGCTGCAGCCCCAAGACAGCATGGAGAGCGTCCTCAGGAAGGCAATGCACTTCTATCCTCACCTGATTACTAAG CAACCGTTTCCCCACGAGTCACTGCTGATAGACCGCAGGGAGCTGAAGCTGAGCAGAGCTGAGAAGAAAGCAGCAAAGAAGGGTTACCAAGAGGAGAAGAGGGCTTCTGTGCCATACACCCGCCCTTCCTATGCTCACTACTACCCTGCCAGTGACCAGAGCCTCACCAACATCCCCGCCTTCAGTCAGAGAAACTG GCGCCCACCTCCTCGTACTGAAGAGAAGCCAGTGGCCAGTGTCCAGTCAACTCCAGTTCCCATAATACCCCGACAAGCATCTGCAGGCACTGCCAAAGGTGACGATTCATCAGGATCCTGTCTCGGAGGTTTCCCCGTCAACTGCCTACAAAAAGCTGGGGTGTTTGTACAAAGGATTGTCACCACTACTG ACATAGTGATTCCAGGCACCAACAACTCAACAGATGTCCAGGCCAGGATCACCGCTGGAGAGAGCATCCACGTCATCAGGGGCACCAAAG GGACTTACATCAGAACATCTGATGGTCGAATTTTTGCCATCAGAGCAGCTAATAAGGCCAGGACTGCAGAGGAGAGCACTACAGCACCACCCAAAG aCTCCCAGACCCCACCAGAGGAAGTGTCAGCCAATGGCAGTAACGGTTGCCTGTCACctgacaggaagcagcaggTACCCTCCAAGACTGCCCCCTGCCCTCTTTCACCTGATGACCCAGAGATCATCAGGGAGTTGCAGCATTACACAGGTGGCACAGGAGCTGGCAGCACTGCAGGCTCCAGAGctcaaccagagagggcagcagAGAGCAACATGAACAACCTGCCTTCCACCAAACTGGTTCAGACCAATGGCAGCAGTGGGAGCATTTTTGCTAGTGGAAATATGAGCCACCATAATTCCTCTGTGACTAATGTAATCAAGCCCAACATGGACGCCACTGCCGCCAAAGACCTGAGAACAGGCTCCAAGCGCAAAGCCTCCACCCCGTCCCTGGATGAGTGGCCCAGTGAGCAGCCCCCTGCAGGAAAGCACTCCTCAGCCCCTCTGGCCTCACAAGGCTTCCCCTTCACTGGGGGCTATGGCCTCCCTTCTCTGGGCCTCAACCCCACCATGTTGGGTGGGTCACTTGGGCACCCACTCTTCATGGGGGCAGGCTCGCCTTACTTCCATCCCCCCCACACTCAACTTGGGGATCCCACTTACATGTACCCTGATCTGTGTAGTTTTGGCAGAGCCAGCGCagtccccacctcctcctcctccttgacGACAaccactgctactactgtcTTATCTTCTTCATCATCGTCATCTTCTGCATCAGTCAAAGCTGCCAGTTCGGTTCCAGGAGCCCTGCCGCTGTTCATGCTGAGCCCCAGCATGGCGGGCATGGCTGGGATGCTCCCGCCAGGCTTCCCTCTCTCTTACAGTCAGTCTCTGGCTAGCCTCTACACAGGGTCGATGCTGCCGGGTCCAGCTGCCACTCCTGGTCCAGCCGGAGCTAGCTTTCTCTCCCACTACCCTCCCACTGCcgcctccacttcctcctcatcttctccttcctccttctctccctcagcATGGTCTGAGAGCCACAGGGGCCCGGTGCTGGTGAACAGTGGGAATGTTAGCAGCACCAGCAGTTCAGATGATGACAATGATTTAATTGAGGTGAAGGGGCAGTGA